Below is a genomic region from Bacteroidales bacterium.
CCTTCCTCCGGTACGGTAGTCCCTATTGCATTTCCATTGATCGCAGGCTCTGGAACGCTCACTACAGTGATCTCACTTCGTGCAAACTATAATGAATGGCTGGTTTTACTTGCCATACTTGCCAACCTGGTATTCGTTTACCTGGTGCTGCATTCACTCAATAGAATTGCCCGTTTGCTGGGCACCGGAGGCCTGTTAGCGGTAAGAAAATTTTTTGGCGTAATTTTGCTCGCCATCGCGGTGAAGATATTCACGACCAACCTGAGTGGGTTGATCAAATAGAATGTGATTAATGTGAAAAATGCGATAAAATGGCTTTGCCATTTTATCGTTCTGGTCTCGTAGTACAATGGATAGTATAAGGGTCTCCGAAGCCCTGGATTCAGGTTCGATTCCTGACGGGACCACCAAAAACGAGTGAGTTAGTGTGTAAGCCGGTTAGTGTGTTAACATTAGTGTGGGAGTGCAATAGATTATTGCACTCCCTTTTTTTGTAGCAAACGAAACGAAGGTTCCCTGCTCAATCGATATCAATCACTATTTTACCCGATTTCTTACCAGTTTTCAATACACTATGTGCCTCCTCAATATTCTTAAGCGTAAATTTTCGGGGATCCACATGCACTTTTAATTTCCCTTCATCAGCGAGCCTCCTTGCTTCTTTTAAGATTTCACCATGATGTTTCCTTCCCTCACCAGTCAACAGTGGCAAGAGGGTGAAAACCCCTGAATAAGTGGCGGCCCGAAAAGATAGAGGCGCAAGTTTATGGGTACCCCAACCAAGACAACTTACCACATGACCCGTATATTTTTTTACTGCATGAAATGAGTCATCAAGTGTAGATGATCCAACGGTATCGTACACTATATCAAAACCCTCCCCGCCCGTTAATGCGTCCACATACTGCTCTACGGATATTTCTTCATAATTGATGGGCGTGGCACCAAAAGCACCGACTATCTTCTCTTGCCCCGCCGAAACAGTTGCGAAGGTTTCTGCTCCAAAAGCTTTAGCTATTTGAACTGCCATATGGCCCACACCACCTGCTCCACCATGTATCAACACTTTTTGACCAGCATGAATTCTGGCTTTGTCAACCAAACCCTCCCAGGCAGTAATAAAGATCAGAGGTGTGGCTGCTGCCTCCTTCATACTAAAAACCTGGGGCTTTATAGCTAATAAGTCAGCATCCACCACAGTAAATTCCGCCAGCGATCCGGGTACAGCTCCAATTCCACCCGTCATTCCAAACACTTCATCTCCCTCCTTAAAACCGGTTACGGCATTTCCTACTGACTCTACGATACCGGCCATATCAATCCCAAGTATGGCCGGTAATGTTACCTGCGCATGAGGGGCATTACCACTCCGGATTTTCACATCCAGAGGATTTGTTCCACTGGATTTTACGCGCACAAGTACCTGCCCATCACCTGCCACTGGTTGAACTACATCTGAAATAATGAACGAGGAATTGTGACTCTCTAAAACTGCTGCTTGCATAACTTTGCTTTTTGGATGACAGGAAATCTGGTCTATTTCAGGAACTTTTTCAGTTCAGCAGCTGCCTGGTAAAAGGCAGATTGGGTAGCAGGTAGATCTGCAAGCCCGTTCAGCAACCCAAAATCATGAATAGTGCCATTGTAGCGAACAACTGTAATGGGAACGCCTGCCTGATCCAGCTTACGGCCATATGCCTCTCCCTCATCGCGTAATACATCGTTCCCTGCTACCTGTATCAATGTCGGCGGCAATCCTCTCAACTGTTCAACAGAAGCCTGAAGCGGTGAAGCATAAATCTCAGTACGCTTTTTTGGATCCTCTATATACATATCATACATCCATTTCATAGTAGAAGTAGTCAGGAATCTGTCTTTCCCAAACTGTTTGTAGGAGTCGGTTTCAAAATCAGCATCCACTATCGGCCACATCAGTACCTGGACTTTAATGTGTGGACCATTATTTTCTTTCGCTTTTATTGCGGTTACTGTACTCATATTACCTCCAACACTGTTTCCGATTATACCCATGTTTTTGCCGTCAACATTAATTTCACTTCCGTGTTCGGCTACCCATTTTGTTGCTGCATAAATTTCATTCACCTGAACCGGGTATTTAGCATCCGGTGTAGGAGTATAATTAACAAACACTCCCGAGTAGCCTGTAAGTACCACAAGGTCCCGCACCATTCTTTTATGTGTAGGATAATCGCCCAACACCCATCCTCCACCATGAATAAATATAAACACGGGTAATTCGCCCTTGACCCCAGCGGGTCGTACAATATTCAATTTAATAGTATGTCCATCAGCAGTGATTGTTTTTTCAGATTCATCAATGCCAGACAAATCAACATTCACTGACGCTTGCGCATTCGCCAACACCTTCCTTGCCTCTACAGGAGAAAGTGCTTCAAGCGGTTTCCCGCCACCGGAATTCAATGCTTTCAAAAAAGATCTTGTTTTGTTGTCGATCAGCGGATCCTTGGCATAATCCACTACCATAGTTTCATTTCTCATAACTGTGTTATTTAATTGATTGGAATTTGATTGCACATTTTCTTTACATCCAAAGACGAATAAGCCTGCGAGAAGAATCAGACTGTTTTTCATAATATCAATTTTTAATTTTTTGTATTTGTATTACTGGTGTAAAGATGGAGTGAGAAATCATTTCATGTTTTTCTTACGTATTCAATTCATTTGACTTTTTAATTCATGTGTTCGAAAAACCATGAAATGAAAGATGAGTGAGGAAGAATGACTTTAATAGTCAAATAAAATAGAGTTCTGGGAAAACTCGACCTGTAAACCCGGACATACCTTGCTATGAAATAATTCTTTATCATATCTCACTGAATTGATTAACCCAACTTAAACATCCCCAACATGAAAGCAAATATTGGCATCCAGGAATCCCATTTACAGCAGGTTAGCCTGGAACTTAACAAGTTGCTCGCTGATGAATTTATCCTGCAGACAAAAACGAGGAATTATCACTGGAATATTGAAGGCCCCAACTTCAGCGCCTTGCATAAATTTTACGACGAACAGATCAAAGAA
It encodes:
- a CDS encoding alpha/beta hydrolase, with the protein product MRNETMVVDYAKDPLIDNKTRSFLKALNSGGGKPLEALSPVEARKVLANAQASVNVDLSGIDESEKTITADGHTIKLNIVRPAGVKGELPVFIFIHGGGWVLGDYPTHKRMVRDLVVLTGYSGVFVNYTPTPDAKYPVQVNEIYAATKWVAEHGSEINVDGKNMGIIGNSVGGNMSTVTAIKAKENNGPHIKVQVLMWPIVDADFETDSYKQFGKDRFLTTSTMKWMYDMYIEDPKKRTEIYASPLQASVEQLRGLPPTLIQVAGNDVLRDEGEAYGRKLDQAGVPITVVRYNGTIHDFGLLNGLADLPATQSAFYQAAAELKKFLK
- a CDS encoding zinc-dependent alcohol dehydrogenase family protein, translated to MQAAVLESHNSSFIISDVVQPVAGDGQVLVRVKSSGTNPLDVKIRSGNAPHAQVTLPAILGIDMAGIVESVGNAVTGFKEGDEVFGMTGGIGAVPGSLAEFTVVDADLLAIKPQVFSMKEAAATPLIFITAWEGLVDKARIHAGQKVLIHGGAGGVGHMAVQIAKAFGAETFATVSAGQEKIVGAFGATPINYEEISVEQYVDALTGGEGFDIVYDTVGSSTLDDSFHAVKKYTGHVVSCLGWGTHKLAPLSFRAATYSGVFTLLPLLTGEGRKHHGEILKEARRLADEGKLKVHVDPRKFTLKNIEEAHSVLKTGKKSGKIVIDID